Below is a window of Apis mellifera strain DH4 linkage group LG15, Amel_HAv3.1, whole genome shotgun sequence DNA.
atatataggaatagaaataataagcaaataattgacaataaaataaaatgtaataaactaattaatataataagtaataattctatattttatgtaattaatattaacaaatataaaaaaatatgtaaattatattgtccattttgatgtttttttttttaaatcaattgtttcattagaattaattacagaatagtattttgtattattagaattatgttgcatataaacaatatatccTACACAACCAAACATTGCAATTGTtccaaaaatcattattattttattctgaaaaaaaaatcagattattttaaaaagatgcttttataatttattaatattataatttagaatttaaatatttaatataaatatataacatttaattatttaataaattattattaaataattgtataatgaatttttaatataagaaaatatataatatataaagaatttttatattctttagaaattaataattattatataatcgaatttattatctacaatatttataatatattatctattatatattatatatattatgttctataatatatataatattattattattatatattatatattaaaataaaataaataaattaaaatcattgtaaatttacttcaatttgaaaaataatcttaccggtttaacatataattcataattaattgcGCGAAATAACATTGTACTCTTTAAAGATCGTAAACCATCACCTGGTATTACTTTCttgctttttttattcatattcttataaaattaaacaaatatcttttatttaatcttttatcttgtttaatcttatttaatcttatttaatttaatatcatttacaatgttttatttaattgaataaaaaacctataataaattttttattaatgcataaaaaaatcaaaattcttaatttgaattattatacaaaatatataaatgaataacattattttatacattattgtaaatttatattaatagaaaaaaaaatgatttcaaatatttttttattgaaatattcagaaaataattattatctatttatttcaattatttacaaaacatttatttgatcaatcttaatattatacttacaaATACTTAATCTTCAAATGTTACGATCTTACAAATACCTAACCTTCTTTGttatcaaaacaaaatatataaatagatgcaGGTTAAGTATATGTTAtagtttatattctttatacgtgataataattatttggttGACAATTATggtacgaaaattaaaatatcatgaaCAGAAATTGCTAAAAAAAGTTGATTTTATATCATGGGAAGCAGATAATAATTtgcacgaaataaaaattttaaaacgttatcgaatacaaaaaagagaagattatACGAAGTAAGTCTattgcattattaaatataaatttcataaatatatatgattaacattatatatattatatattatatatagaaatatatattaattaacattaattatttcagatataataaattggcaCGAGAAATTCGTGAATTaggcaaaaaaattaaagaaattgacCCAGAACATCCATTTCGAATAGAGCAGAGTGCATTATTattagagaaattatatatgatggGACTTATAGCAACAAAATGGGATTTGTCTTTAACACAAAAAGTGAGTGCTAGTTCATTTTGTAGAAGACGTTTGCCAGTTGTTATGGTACGAAATAAAATGagccaaaatttaaaaatggctATACAATTCATAGAACAAGGTCATGTTAGAGTTGGTACAGAAGTTGTAAAAGATCCagcatttttaataacaaggtatgtatcaaatatttttaaataaaatatgaaaaataatattaaataaatatataaataaatataataaaataaatatagaaatctgGAAGATTTTGTTACTTGGGTAGACACATCAGCTATTAAAATACATGTATTAGAATACAATGATGctgtaagtaataaatatatattcatatcatatattaaattaatattaaatttattaagcttattaatgttatatatttttttattacagagAGATGATTTTGATATGGcataaataagataagaatattaaaattaagatttcattatatatgtatctttcttaatttttattaataattaatattaattaacattaaaattctctattttataagttatatcatatatttaataaataatttaattatagaaaaatttcgttcgtatatatttattgtttttaaaaatatctttatatttttaatgattgttTCTTATGaacttgaattatatatttatgtatgatatttaaacaattactaaaaaacaacataataaaaaatttaaaaaaaataaatttatattgacagacatatttttaaatacttattaaaaactacttaaaatatttaaaatacttaaaatacttataatatcgatttaataattttaaaaattttattgcttgatttaaaattttttttacattattgtcagttttttccaagattttattaagaataaattctttgaaaaattatctaaatcatcattaattaaagatataaattctattaatatatttctttttataatttttaaattctttatttctaatatttcatacttgaaaattatacagattaaaattttttctaattaattttgattaataaatgttatttttttttaattgttaatatttgaataattttttttaagtttaaacataattaaagataatgttaaatgtatatttactttatataatgatttgaaatattttttttttcagagcaatcaatttcatcataattttcgttaatctcttgtttatatatatatatatatatatatatatatatatatatatatatatatataaacaatatacatatacatatatatatatatatatgaattgttATAAGTGAATTTGCAATGGAATTGTTCATATTTTTAGtaacttccttttttttttttaatatgattatttgatatatgttCATCTATATctctatttattgatattttttttaatattatatatataatatattttcatcgtttaattaaaaaaaaaaaaatggtactccgatactatatatatatatatatatatatatatatatatatatatagattgaaaGTTAGAATTGCAAGaacaaaaactaaaatattctttattaataccTTTTTCTATAAGATTTTCTATgatataattcttcattttgaattcatatttgaatagaaatcatatttcaaatcggaaatgaaaaattaaaaaaaaaaaaaataatttaatgtgaaaataaaatatttgttaataaagtaTTGATTAAAgatcgatttattataaatttattaatcgctTCATGGTGAAAactttaatgtatttaattgcaaatacaTTCATATTCCATTCAATAATcaagtatattttatgttatcagaaatttcgtttaaaacgAACAACGcatgtatttcattattacaaaattcataaaaatgatttaaatgattttttcatgatttatataactttaaaacatatttctgatatttttcataatttttttccataatttaaaCACATAttgaagtaaatattatttaaaaatttattttcataaatttttaatttttaaatttattagattgcttaaattatgaaatctaaGATCACGTTTTTATGGAGAACCACTCATTCATATACCTACAATGAATACATAATTACTATTTCTCAATATGATACATATGTTATATGTTAAtagttttacattaaaatcgGCAGTCATCGCTGGTCTCTATGACACATTATCACATTCCATATTCATGTTAcatcacaaattttttatctaaaaaaataactcatttattacatacaacttaattttaactcatttatttatatatttattatattattattattatataaatatttttatatttcaattttttttatttattttattatattattattttattatattttattattatcttcaataatcaatacatataaaatgataataaaaaaaacaaaaattgtaaaaataaatgagttatttttcttttcatatttttctatgatGTGACTATGAAATCGAATGAATGTTGCGTCGACTCAGGTCCCCAAGTATCCTCCCTTCCATCAactatttacaaaattcttcttgaaattcattcaaaaagtACTGTAGTCACACgtgttcaaaatttttaccaaTATAGTATCAGTATAGTATCataatttcgttttataaaatacattccaTTTCCATAAATATCTATTGCTGCATACTgccattacaaaaaaattttatgcaaatgagaataaatgtaatttaaatgaatgatatatttgtCATGAGCATttgatattcttattttttcaaaattatatttctacagtatttttgttttgtgagtttcatttcattatgaacatatgtaaaaataaaatatttgaaaatgttacattatagaagttatacatataaaaaaataatttttgttaataatatttgtaataatttttcagttgattatttattacattcaccaattaattttatcatattttttatcttcatttttatcacttatacttttattgaaatttaaaattatcaatcttattgattttaatttaataattattgattttaataattataaattgttaggTATATCCTatcttatcaattaattttaataagatattcggcaattttttgcaaaattttataatgaaataaatttttataaattatttatatttaaaattcagtattatcataaaatgagatatttatgttccatattattaatatgttactgttataattgtattataaattttaatatatagtaatatataataccgaGTATCTTATtagcaattattttcaatctacattaatattaaatcatgctttcaaaaaatatttttctcatgacttttaagaatttaaaacagCACTTTTTACACGCATTCctgctttttatttaatttatcaattaatattcgctttataattaaagaataaaacaaacaatatatatcatattatatataatttgtatataatacataaataaataagaactaattgataatattacataatatttgaaataattatcaatataatgaaTGGCTTGTAATAACATACagcaataatgtaaaaattattaatttttcaatcaaataaaattgctatttacaaaattaaatatttaaaagataaatatgcttttgaaatgtaatatttatacatatctatattaatttcaattttttttttaaatatttcataacacatataaataaatcttttttttaaataatttagtattaattatatgtatatgttttgttcaaaatcaatattctattttaactataaaaattaactttataattatttacagcTTTTGAAAGTGACTTATGTTGCAGGGaatataattggaattaattaaaatattttatatttttgtatacgttatgttttcatttatataaattaaattgaaaaaatagtaactattttgaaattttaaatcataaaaataatattaaattcaatatttcattcctATCACATAAACAACCGCCATCTTAATAAaaacagaattattaaatagattaaaacaaaatgaaaaatcaatagaaataatatgatataacactttcaattacaattgaagataatttcttttaatccttcgaagaaaattatataatgttatacgtattttttaatttttatatataaaatatataaaaatgtaatttaaaaatattgaattttaaaattaatattcttatatacttCAAGATATaactaaacatttttataaatttatgtaacattatacaaataatgaaGGATTAAATCATTTCCATCTTTATGCTTGAACACCTTTGGCAAACAACAGTTCTACATATAAAGATATGCGTGATCTTAGATTTCTTActgaattttacatataattttttttttatttttctattgtattaataaaatatttttaaatataagaaccatataaaagttaaaacttttttatgattaaatgaaaaatctgccattttgtatagaaaattataaaacatacgttgctcttcatttttatattaaatattttgttataaatcatatgaaatatttataattataattataagcaaaattatgaattagagaaaatattttcttattttttgtaatcgaataatttctattatcatgatattcaaatatttaatattaaaattaataaaaaaatttgttggatTTACTGaacattcaattatttatatattattcaatttttgaataatatataagaatcttatattttaaatttacgattcatacaaatatatgcatttatgcaattttcatataataattgcaattaatattaataatattatataataatataatataatatatattataatatatatattataatattatataataatattatataaaacgtataatgatgcattaaaatatttttcttatttaaattgtttataatatatatataatatgatcttttattttttttttcttattatatagtatatttttaatgtaactgttaatgataaaaaattatgtattatgtaatcACGGTTGGTGCATCACGACCAGTAAATTCAcgtaaattacttatttttaatgcaataGTAACTAATGGTTTAAGAATTTCTTGAGcatctttatttaaagatgTTGGATCATCTTCATAGCTATCAACATATACACGAATAGTAGCTCCAGAACTTCCTGTACCAGATAAACGGTAAATTATACGAGAACCATCTTGAAATAGAATTCTTAATCcctgttataaaattacataataatctaTACTATCTCAATATGtcgtatatgttatatattatattgttatataatataaaatgtatagaattataatacaatacctGTTTGCTAGCTTGACTTCCATCAACAGGatctatataagaataattgtcACTTAATCTTacaatatatactttattttcagatattaattttgaatttataaattcaggTTTTTGTATTTCTGATTCAATATGTTGCATCATTCTATTTGCTGCTTCAGAATCacaattttcataatcatatctatatatatattatataaagttataacataatgtattaaaataaaaataatgtataataataattaatcacataacataataaaaataccttgtaaaaaaattccttccaTATATTTGccaatgatttaataatatatcttctaCAGATTTTCCAAGACTTGCAATTATACTTAGCCATGCAAGACAAGCCCATATTCCGTCTTTTTCGCGAATATGATCTGAACCAGTACCAAAACTTTCCTCTCCACAAAGTGATAGAAAACCAGCATCCATTAAATttcctaataataaaatattaataaaaaatattatgtttaaaatgttattataaaaaaatatattatgtaatttaaaaataaacaaacattaatatataccAAAATATTTCCAGCCTGTGGGtacttcataaaatttaatgccaTTTTTAGCTGCAACTCTATCTATAGCAGCACCTGTTGGCATAGATCTAGCATATCCTTTAATACcagtctttttaaaatatggtattgtatttaaattggCAGCTAACACAGCTAGTGAATCAGAAGGTGTAACAAAAAAAGCTTTTTTACCTAATatctacaataatattaaatataagtttacttttatttattcatttttcatatgaattaaaaaattttatttaccatATTTCTATCTCCATCCCCATCAAAAGCAGCACCAAAATCATATGGACCATTTTTCATAGCATTTACTAAATCTTTAGCATATGTCAAATTTGGATCAGGATGAAGTCCACCAAAATCTTCTAATGGAATGGCATTAACAATGCTTGAATTATCAACACCTAATTCactaaatattcgttttacaTATGGACCAGTAACtggacaaaaaaaattgttatataatattgaatatactaaatttatattaatataagttttgCATACCTCCATTCATTGCATTGATAAGAACTTTAAAAGGAGGACGATCATTACTTCCttgtaataatgttttaatactagaaaaatcaaaaatatttttcatatgttccaaataatcattaacagaatctattatatctattataaatgaatttccaTCCACTTGTATTATAGTACTttgaattttacttatatctatagatatatcaggtatagttttataattcttgAGCACTTTAGTAATGTCatagattttatttgtaacatAATCTGGAGCAGGACCACCATTTTCacagttaaatttaataccaAAATCAGCATCTGGTCCACCAGGATTATGAGATGCTGTGAGAACAATTCCTcctaaagttttatattttcttattatagtaGATACAGCTGGAGTTGAAAGTATACCATTTTGAccaattattaacttttttacctaaaacattttattaaaatttgatttaattttttttttattgttattaatgtaaatatttttagaattataaaaattattcagattaaattaaataatacacattcataataagaaaattaaaagataataattattaataaagtaaaatataaatgtatttttgataaatttaaattatttatatttaaatgatacacTTACTCCATTAGCTGCagcaattttgataattttttctactGCTTCTTTCACATAATATCTCCCATCACCACCCACAACTAATGTACTACCAAATAATTTGTCTCCAAGGGCTTGTAATATtgcttgaataaaattttctgtataATGTTCTTGCATGAAAACCTGTACGGCTTTTCGTAATCCGGACGTACCCGGCTTTTGTCCATCATATATTCGGGTTTCTATAATTGTGCTCATTACAGTATTTGAcatctttcaaatattatatttaataatataataaaataaataacaattaaaacaaaaaataacttgtttttatgttaaatcaaataacaataaaaacttGGATTTCAGAACTTAATAACACGTCTTCGATGCTTGCTAGCAGACTGAACTTTGTCTACCAATGACACACAAGGGCACGGGTCACCATCTTGAAACATTGCGCCCGCGCTTTACTTATTGACTAATAATATTGGCTTTATGAAAATGGATCTTTCAAACGTGgtacataaatattcatacagtaaaacattgataataaaatataaatatttgataaaaaatatcaataatcacAAGTTTATAATGATGTCTTATTGATTTTAGTAGTAGCTTCCGTTCAATGTGAATCATATAaggtaaatgaataaaaatactaaattaaaCTTGTCTTATCATTCCTGTCTTAAACAAATAAGTTTaacatacaaattttatttatgttctcATCTACAAGAAGTAaagttcatttaatatttatttgttaaactgCTTTTCAAATACagctactttttaaaattttaaattatattgatatttcagaaattcataacataaaaaattgaaagtttatataatatcgcaaaaaaatttatcatttttttgaatgaaagaatatgttacatcatatattctttatatcttgttattctacaaatatttcgatatttttttcttaagaataCTTGAAAATGTAGAGGAAAATGTTtaagtatatagtatataagtatactagtatataagtatatgcGTAGACGATTATTATGACGAGTAATATtactgaagaaaaataaagagtaGGGAGCTTGTTATGTCAAGGATGTCCGATATAAGAACGCGGATTTACAAAACAGACGCTTAGTTGTTTAAAACAATAGTTTTCTCGAAGTTTCATTCATGTTATGTGTGCTATAAGTGAAAGGtgctataaattatacattttattattgatgtaGCAatcttattgaatattaaaaatataaaaaattttaaattataaaaaaaagataaatagatttaCGATTTCcaatcattctttttattatgtttatataaattttcagaaaattatagaaataacgaattcatataatcatataatttcatataatttcatttaattttaaatttagaatttattgcaaaaatacaaattcattaaattttgtaaaattttagtgAAATTAactattagatatattaacaatttgtatattataaaaggtatgtaacttttatattatattttaattaaatatatttaaaaatataaatataaatatatttaaatgtgtttaataatatattattatatatgtactattatatattatatattattatattttttattatatttttaataatacattatatattttgatagttctattatatgatatgcatatatatgcataaattaaatataaaatgtataagtaTCAGAATGCTTGGAAACCTTGCATACATCATGATAGTGGATCTGAAAGTGCACCTTTAATCTCTTCAGGATCTCATATTAGTGTAGAACCCGTTATATTTCAAGATTCTGAGACTAGTGACTTAGAATATATTCCAACAAATAGTTATTTCAAGTATCAACTTTTTTGCTActcattaattaacaatatttctatttattataagaaatctgaaatattattgtttctctTACCATatgtcattattaatattactgtGAATAATAATCATCTATTATATGTTTCTTATAGATATGGTAGTCTCGAAACTTGTAATTTACATTCTAATATTACCATAATACCAAAAAAATCCGTTACTGAAAATCATACTTTAGTTACATCTTTAACATTAAATACTTGTTCT
It encodes the following:
- the LOC100577797 gene encoding small integral membrane protein 8, encoding MNKKSKKVIPGDGLRSLKSTMLFRAINYELYVKPNKIIMIFGTIAMFGCVGYIVYMQHNSNNTKYYSVINSNETIDLKKKTSKWTI
- the LOC551413 gene encoding U3 small nucleolar ribonucleoprotein protein IMP3, with protein sequence MLRSYKYLTFFVIKTKYINRCRLSICYSLYSLYVIIIIWLTIMVRKLKYHEQKLLKKVDFISWEADNNLHEIKILKRYRIQKREDYTKYNKLAREIRELGKKIKEIDPEHPFRIEQSALLLEKLYMMGLIATKWDLSLTQKVSASSFCRRRLPVVMVRNKMSQNLKMAIQFIEQGHVRVGTEVVKDPAFLITRNLEDFVTWVDTSAIKIHVLEYNDARDDFDMA
- the LOC411897 gene encoding phosphoglucomutase isoform X2; this translates as MQEHYTENFIQAILQALGDKLFGSTLVVGGDGRYYVKEAVEKIIKIAAANGVKKLIIGQNGILSTPAVSTIIRKYKTLGGIVLTASHNPGGPDADFGIKFNCENGGPAPDYVTNKIYDITKVLKNYKTIPDISIDISKIQSTIIQVDGNSFIIDIIDSVNDYLEHMKNIFDFSSIKTLLQGSNDRPPFKVLINAMNGVTGPYVKRIFSELGVDNSSIVNAIPLEDFGGLHPDPNLTYAKDLVNAMKNGPYDFGAAFDGDGDRNMILGKKAFFVTPSDSLAVLAANLNTIPYFKKTGIKGYARSMPTGAAIDRVAAKNGIKFYEVPTGWKYFGNLMDAGFLSLCGEESFGTGSDHIREKDGIWACLAWLSIIASLGKSVEDILLNHWQIYGRNFFTRYDYENCDSEAANRMMQHIESEIQKPEFINSKLISENKVYIVRLSDNYSYIDPVDGSQASKQGLRILFQDGSRIIYRLSGTGSSGATIRVYVDSYEDDPTSLNKDAQEILKPLVTIALKISNLREFTGRDAPTVIT
- the LOC411897 gene encoding phosphoglucomutase isoform X1, which translates into the protein MSNTVMSTIIETRIYDGQKPGTSGLRKAVQVFMQEHYTENFIQAILQALGDKLFGSTLVVGGDGRYYVKEAVEKIIKIAAANGVKKLIIGQNGILSTPAVSTIIRKYKTLGGIVLTASHNPGGPDADFGIKFNCENGGPAPDYVTNKIYDITKVLKNYKTIPDISIDISKIQSTIIQVDGNSFIIDIIDSVNDYLEHMKNIFDFSSIKTLLQGSNDRPPFKVLINAMNGVTGPYVKRIFSELGVDNSSIVNAIPLEDFGGLHPDPNLTYAKDLVNAMKNGPYDFGAAFDGDGDRNMILGKKAFFVTPSDSLAVLAANLNTIPYFKKTGIKGYARSMPTGAAIDRVAAKNGIKFYEVPTGWKYFGNLMDAGFLSLCGEESFGTGSDHIREKDGIWACLAWLSIIASLGKSVEDILLNHWQIYGRNFFTRYDYENCDSEAANRMMQHIESEIQKPEFINSKLISENKVYIVRLSDNYSYIDPVDGSQASKQGLRILFQDGSRIIYRLSGTGSSGATIRVYVDSYEDDPTSLNKDAQEILKPLVTIALKISNLREFTGRDAPTVIT
- the LOC411897 gene encoding phosphoglucomutase isoform X3; this encodes MSNTVMSTIIETRIYDGQKPGTSGLRKAVQVFMQEHYTENFIQAILQALGDKLFGSTLVVGGDGRYYVKEAVEKIIKIAAANGVKKLIIGQNGILSTPAVSTIIRKYKTLGGIVLTASHNPGGPDADFGIKFNCENGGPAPDYVTNKIYDITKVLKNYKTIPDISIDISKIQSTIIQVDGNSFIIDIIDSVNDYLEHMKNIFDFSSIKTLLQGSNDRPPFKVLINAMNGVTGPYVKRIFSELGVDNSSIVNAIPLEDFGGLHPDPNLTYAKDLVNAMKNGPYDFGAAFDGDGDRNMILGKKAFFVTPSDSLAVLAANLNTIPYFKKTGIKGYARSMPTGAAIDRVAAKNGIKFYEVPTGWKYFGNLMDAGFLSLCGEESFGTGSDHIREKDGIWACLAWLSIIASLGKSVEDILLNHWQIYGRNFFTRYDYENCDSEAANRMMQHIESEIQKPEFINSKLISENKVYIVRLSDNYSYIDPVDGSQASKQIIM